Part of the Zingiber officinale cultivar Zhangliang chromosome 6A, Zo_v1.1, whole genome shotgun sequence genome, CATCTTCTGAAGGTTTGCTTTGTAATGATCTGTCCAATATTATCTGCAATTGTTTTCCTGGTATAGAAGCATTTGATCTAGGAACTAAAtgtttgttgattttttttttttatgaagaaAATGTTTGTTGATTGATACATGCTTAGGTTGTCACAAAACTTTTTCATCTTTTGTGAAATAAGCTAATTTTAGAGTATTTGGTTGCAGGTGATACCTCTGCACTTGCCTCCTGGTGATACATCCACTGAAAGAACAGTATATATTGATGGCACACAGGAGCAGATTGAAATAGCAAAACAGTTGGTCAATGATGTTACTAGTGAGGTATTTCTTATCCTTAAGTTTTTGTTTTAGAAAACAACTGAGACAGGCAGATGATTATTTGTTGATTACTTAGACACTTATCTTAAAAGCTTGTACAATTAGGAATTGGACCAATTTATATATTTGTACGTTTGACAACTCCTCATATGCATGCGAGTGGTATTATTttggtcccctcggatgggtctggtggctagcgtatgaggtgttgccaccatgaggtctggggttcgaatctcggcaaaaccGAGGTAAATggctcccttatgtgctagtcactattccaaaggctagtagtcacccatgatttacctcctccgtgttaaatTCCGGCTAGTAGCTGGGTGTCTACCCTTCGCCCATGTGCTATTTAACTGGGCAAGGCTAATAGGCATCTGTGATTTAGCTCTTCAGTGTTGGCAACGGGCTGGCGAGTAGGGGGCGAGTGAATCGCTTTTTTGCTATTGTGAGTGGTATTACTTGATTGATCTAAACCTCATATATGAATTGATgagatatatgtatatattttctttacgCATATAGAATTTGAACACTATATTTCTTCCTATAATTTTTCAGGAAGAACTCATTTATCTCAAAAACCTCGAGCTATTTGGAAAGTGATTAATATATACGTTTATGCAATCAACAGTTGGAGTTTTCTGTGATGCTAAATTACCAATAGCTTTTTGCTAAATGCATTTTGCTTTATCATATGTTCTATGTTTAGCTGTTTGAATGGGAACAAACACCAAACTTTGAGCTCTATATGACGcttaaagttatttttcaatttcttaaATTAATCAAGCTGTTCTAATGATGTCTATGCCATGCATATTTCAAACTAGTGATTATTCCTGACGTTGCTTTGGGTTCTACTTTTGATGGAATTTTGTTATTAATTTGCATAATATCTGGCAAGGAGCTCTGTGTTGGTTATTCTGTTGGTCACTAGATCATATATCTTACAGCTTTGATTGCACTATTCCTTTTATTTACATATAAGattcttaaatttaaattatttttttgattAACCATTGATCATTCAGAAATTGCGGTTAATTTCTGTTTCTTGCGAAACCTTTTTTTGGttggttcttttttttttgaatgtgATGTTCCTTTGGTGTATTCTTCTGCTGCTTATTTTTCACCTTAGGTTTGCTGCATTCAAAATAATGGTTGATTTAATTTTGTTATGTTTGTTCCCCACCGTGAGTTTGTTGGTCCTACAAGatcattcctgttgaagttgtAGTTTTGAGAGTACAGAAATGACAATGAAACCACAAAGTGATTTGTTATCTAACATTTTTacggtctttttttttttttcaaatctacTTTAAGTTCCAGTACAGATTCAAAAAACAGTCTATACTTGAAATTTATCACCTCAGTTCCTTCTCAACCACTTAATGTGCGCTCAAGGATCTTAAACCATATCTTTGTCTAACCTAGGTGCTATACATTTTCAATATATCTTGTTTGTTATCTTCTTATACGACATGAAAAATTTTCTGGTTTAGATGCTTTAGTATTCTGACAATTTCCTTTCATAACATTAATTAATCCAaagaaatttcttattaaataaagattcctatatatatatttacACCTTTTTTCTTGCCTTGTATTTCTTGTGGGGAGTGCACAGTTGGTTTAGTTTATTTCTATATATGTgacttatttttaattttttatatggaAATTAGATTTATACTTATTTCTAACTTGAAAATTATTATTCCATTTAAATGGTTATCAATGTATAGACTGTCTACAATCTAGGGTTCCTGTCCTGGTTTATTTATATCAGACTGCACATATTTCTGAGATTATAACTCTGCAGGAGTTCTGAAGGGCAGTCTTTCTCCGTTTTATATCTATTAATTCATGAATCTCTTTAGTCATTTGAGTTATATTGCCCAGTGGATTTACCTCTCTTTGATATAGTTCCAAGAGATACACATGTTGCTTAGTTTGACATTTCAGCTTAAATATCCTAGATCTTAGCTGGAGATCGAATTGGTCGATGGACAAGAGGATGAGCTCTCATGTCTTGAATTGAGCTTTGCTTTTGAGAACTATTTTAATTGTAGGATTTACTTGCGTTGGTGCTCCAATGTTGGGCGAGGGTGTAGGTTGGCTTGGCACTGGTATGGTATTCCTTATGATTAATTGAATATTAGGTGAATCCTGCACCTTAATTGTTACTGGACATATTTACTGTTAACTGATTTTGTTTTTTTGCATAACCGTGCAAAGCTTATATTATATACTAATGGGTCCTTGAGTACGATAGTCATCTTCTTTCCTTTGTTAGGTGATAGTGTATATTGGAGTAAATTGAGATATCTTTCTATTGCATTAATGAGGTTGCAATTTTTTTGGGAAAGTTTTATCTTTTCTAACTTTATAGATTTGCTGAATTGACTCCTCAACTTCAATGATCTTTGTTCATCCTTCATATGTTTCCTAAACTGTTATCATTTTCAGGCCACCCCCTTTTTGGGAATGAGCTTATCTATTGAGAGATGGTGGGCCTTGGCTACCATACTTTTTCATCTTTCATCATATTCAAAATACTAACCTCTGTTGTTTGTCGTGTCTCGTTAGTTATATGCACACATTATCTTATACAACAgtgaatatttcaaaattttcaccgCATTGCCATTTAATTTGATTGACTTTAAGAAAAAAACTGATCACACAAGTATTAATTTTTACATCTTTGATATCACTTGAAACCTTTTTATATATTTGGctctttaaattgctttcttcgGACTATTTGCCTGGATTGTGGACTTTTTTGCTAGTCCATTAGGTCTCTGAGGAGAGCATAGGTGGGCATTCGATCAAATTCTCTGCTTGTGGTAAGTTGGTTGTGTTCACCTTTATCAAATGAATGTTTCTATTATCCCATTATCAACCATAACCTTGCTTTTATTTGTtagcttttattattttttagttaATTCTGCTACAACTAACTGTTTTCTCTGTTCTATATGCTTGTAAAACAAATGCACAACTTCACATGAAATAAATATACATGCAGAATCGTGTCAGAAACCCAGCTATGACTGGTGGGTATTCTCAGCATGGGTACAATGTGCCTCGTCCTCCCACTAGCTGGGGGCCACCTGGTGCGCCACCGGTGCAGCAACCTGGTTATGGTTACATGCCACCTGGAGTTTATCCTGGGCCACCACCCACATATAATATGCCCCAGGCACCTTATGAAGGCTATCCTCCCTCTTCTGGCTGGGACCAAACTTCCAGTCAACCTCAACAAACTGCACCAGGCACTGGATACGATTACTACAATCAACAATCCCAACAGCAACAACAGTCGTATCCTCAGACAGGACGAGGTAATGTGCAGGATGGATATTCGAGTGCGTATAATGCCAATGCACAGCAACCGGGTTATTCTCAGACTACAACAAACACGCAAGGTGGTTATGATCAGCAGGGTTATGGCTCTACACTTAACTATGGCACAATGGCTGCCTCATCTCAAGATGGATCTGCTAATGCTTCTGGTGCTCAGGGTGGGTCAACTCAAGCACCTCCTGCTCAACCTCCATTGAGTCAACCACTAAATCACACAAGCTATCCTCCACAAGGAACGACTCCATCTGGATATGGTCAAGTAGCGCCACCTAGTTATGGGCAGCCACCTCAGGCCCAGGCACCACCAAATTCTCAGTCTCTTTATAGACAAGGTCAAGCTCCGTCTGCTCCAGCCAGTTATATGCAATCTGCTCTTCTGCAACCAAGTTGTGGTCAGTCCACACTTCCTCAATCTGTTTACGGGCAACAGCAATCATATGGTGTACCACCACATAGCCAATCAGGTTATGGAAATCAACAGCAGACACCATATAATAACTCGTATGCCAGTGGTGGAAATTCCCAGACTCATGCATACTCTAATGACAATGTAGCTCAAGGGTCTTACGATACTGCTGCTGTTGCTACACCTTCAACCAACGCACCTGCACCTTGATGCTGTATGGTAAGTCACTTGGGATAGTAGTTTGTATCAACTTTTCAATCATTTGCATCTGTTATAATAATTGCAAATTATCACTTTATTGTGGCATTTAGGAGATACTTCGACGCTTGTGCAATCTAGTTTTTGAACTTACATATTTTTGATCTCTCGTTTGCTTTTGTTGTGATCGCTCTGAAATGTTATAAGAAGCACCAGTTCTCGTTTCCAACTTGGCGTTGAAATTATCTTTACTAACgttggaattgaattgaattgagtcAGACTGTTATTATTGTTTACTCAGGTGGGCTAACCTGATTTAGGATGGAGGCAATGAGGGAGGAAGAAAAGGTGATTTAGGAAGAATTTACCTTTCAGTCATACGTAAATTGCACTCGTAAAAGCAAGGGGGACAAAAAATTCTTCCAGTGGTAGCCGTGATAGATAGAGCGAATGAGGATAGCATTGGACGGCAGAAAAGATTGCTGGTAAATTAACACGCACGCTGGCTGCACTTACCATTGAAGTCTGTAAGCCCGCATTGCCGACGTCCGTAGCACGCATTACCCTCGCCGACGTCTAAGAAAATATAGGTCAAGTTCAACTTTTTTTTTACGAAAAAAACTATACATAAGGGCAAATTATGTTGTCCGTTAGCAGCGTAATCTTGCCCGATTTGC contains:
- the LOC121997786 gene encoding far upstream element-binding protein 2-like; protein product: MADDFHYSSRPDNKRKFDETEDGGVASTPSRKPSGFSAPIASLSPDGGSGGAAPLEQSYNIVPAPLDGIQLAKQRAQEIAARLFSDAEAKRPRVENGGGSGDSRDTGFGSAASDNTLKPMSQTLSSQIGPTSHPLSSYGYQGSNKKIEIPNGRVGVIIGKSGETIKYLQLQSGAKIQVTRDMDADPNSLTRSVEIVGTSEQISRAEQLINDVLAEADSGASATIASRKFGCVPSGVEQFQMKVPNNKVGMVIGKGGESIKNMQARSGARIQVIPLHLPPGDTSTERTVYIDGTQEQIEIAKQLVNDVTSENRVRNPAMTGGYSQHGYNVPRPPTSWGPPGAPPVQQPGYGYMPPGVYPGPPPTYNMPQAPYEGYPPSSGWDQTSSQPQQTAPGTGYDYYNQQSQQQQQSYPQTGRGNVQDGYSSAYNANAQQPGYSQTTTNTQGGYDQQGYGSTLNYGTMAASSQDGSANASGAQGGSTQAPPAQPPLSQPLNHTSYPPQGTTPSGYGQVAPPSYGQPPQAQAPPNSQSLYRQGQAPSAPASYMQSALLQPSCGQSTLPQSVYGQQQSYGVPPHSQSGYGNQQQTPYNNSYASGGNSQTHAYSNDNVAQGSYDTAAVATPSTNAPAP